DNA from bacterium:
GCCGAGCGCCAGGCCCCCCAGCGACATGGTGTTGAGGGTGAAGTTCTGGAAGTACAACAGGGCGAAGGTCGCGATGACCGAGACCGGGATGGCCGTGGCGACGATCAGGGTGCTGCGCAGGTTGCGCAGGAAGAAGAGCAGCACCAGCACCGCGAGCGCCGAGCCGATCACCAGGTCGTTGGCGATGTGGTGGATGGCGCGCGAGATGAAGCGCGAGGAGTCGTTGGTGACGTAGAGGCTCGCGCCGCGCAGGTCGTGGTTGATCGCCTCGATCTCGCGCTTGACGGCTTCTGCCACCTGGACGGTGTTGGATCCGGATTGCTTGCTGATAGCGATGTTGAGGCTCGGCACCCCGTCGATGTAGACGGTGCGCTTCACGTCCTGGAAGGAGTCCTTGACCACGGCCACGTCGCGGACCCGGATCGGGGTGGCGCCGCGGTTGACGATGGGGGTGTCGGCGATGTCCTGGACGTTCTTGAACTCGCCCCTGACGCGCAGGCCGGTCTCGCGCGCCCCCTGGCGGTAGTCGCCCGCCGGCGCGTTGAGGTTCTCGCGGCCCAAAGCCGAGATCACCTGGTCGATGGTCAGCTTGTAGGAGGCGAGCTTGTGCCGGTCGAGCTCCACGTGGATCTGCCGGTCGAGGCCGCCGCGCACGTCCACGGCCGCCACGCCGGGCAGGCGCTCGAGCCGGAACTTGACCTCGTCGTCGGCGAGCTTCTTGAGCGAGGCCGCGGGCATGTCGCCCGCCATCCCGATGAAGAAGACCGGCATGGCGGCCATGTCGAACTTGCGGATGGTGGGCGCGCTGGCGTCGTCGGGCAGCCGGTTGCGGATGCGGTCCAGGCGGGCCCGGACGTCGTCGATGGCCTCTTGCAGGTTGGTGCCCCAGCGGAAGCTCAGGCGCACCTGGCTCTGGCCCTCGGCCGAGGTCGAGGTGACCTCTTCGAGGCCCTGGACGCCCGAGACGGCCTCCTCGATGGGCCGGGTGAGCAGGGTCTCGATCTCTTCGGGGCCGACCCCGGCGTAGGTGGTCGAGACCGAGACGGTGGGGTAGCTGATGTCGGGCATCAGGTCCACCGGCAGCCGCATCAGCGAGAAGAGGCCGATCAGGATCGCGATCAGAAAGCCGACCGCGACCGTGAAGGGCCGGGTGATGGCGAGCTTAGTGAGATTCATTCCGCTTCCCCTTCCCCTCGCGCTTGCCCTGCCACTCGCCGGGCGCGCCGTCGCCAGGGCCGCGGCGCTTGCGCTCGCCCTCGGCGCGGATCGAGGCCCCGTCGCGCAGCAGGTGGTTGCCCATGGTGACGATGGCGGTGCCGAGGGCCGGGCCCTCGACGACCTCGGCGTGGGTCTCGGTCAGGATCCCCGTGCGCACGGGCACGAAGCGGACCTTGTCCCCCTCGGCGACGAAGACCCCGTCCTGGTCCTTCTGCTTGACCAGCGCCTGGATGGGCACGGTGGGCGCCCCCTTGCGCTCCTGGAGGGTGAGGCCGATGCGGGCGAACATGCCGGGGCGCAGGGCACCGGTCGGGTCGTCCAGCGCAAGCTCCACCTGGGCGGTGTGGGTGTCGGTCGAAACCATCGGCGCGACGCGCGAGACCTTGGCCTTGAAGGTGCGATCGGGCCAGGCGTCCACCTGGGCGGTGGCCGGTGAGCCGACCTTGAGGCGCGGCAGCGCGGCCTCGCCCACCTGGACGATCGTCTTGAGGCTGCCGGCGGTGACCAGGCTCAGCACGGTCTGGCTGGGGCCCGCGATGGCGCCGGGTTCGAGCAGGCGCGCGCCCACCACCCCGCTCATGGGGGCGGTGATGACCGCCTGGGAGAGGGCCTCGCGCTTCTCGCGCAGGGCGGCCTCTTGGCGCGAGACCTCGGAGGCGGCGAGCGCCACCGTGGCCTGGGCGCCGTCGGCCTTGGCCTGGGCGTCTTCGTACTCCTGGCGCGAGATGAAGTCCTTGTCGAGCAATTCGCGGGTGCGCTTGGCGATGCGGGCCAGGTTGGCGTGGTCGATCTCGCGCTGGCGCTTGGTGGCGCGGGCGCTCTCGACGGCCGCCCGGGCCTGCTGGACGGAGGCTTGAAGCTCGGCGTCGTCGAGCTTGGCGAGGACCTGGCCCTTTTTGACCGGGTCGCCCATCTGGACCAGCACCTCGGTGAGGCGGCCCGAGACGCGCGGGGCGATCGCGACCTGGCGATCGGCAGCAAGGGTGCCCGTCAGCGCCAGGGTCTCCATGAGGTCACGCGGCCCGACTTTTTCGAGCGAAACGGTGACCGCGCCGCCGGGGCCGCGCTTGCCGCCCATCCCGCCCTTCTTGGCGGGCTCCTTGTCGCCCGAGCAGCCGGCGATCAAGAGGGCGCAGGTGAGGGTCACAAGCAGGGTGCGGTGGTGGCTCATTTCGAAATCCCCGTGAGGCCGGCGGCGCGCAGGAGGTCTGCGGCCGCCAGGTGGTAGTCGGTCTGGGCGCGGACGAAGTCGGTTTCAGCACTCGCCAAAAGGGCCTGGGCGTCGCTCACCTCGATGATCGAGCCGACGCCTGATTGGTAGCGGCCCTCGGCGAGGGCCAGGTTTTCCTGGGCGCTCGAGACCGAGGCCTGGGAAGCGGGCAGGCGATCGCGCGTGCCGGAGAGCGCGAGGTAGGCCTTCTGCACCCCGGTGCGGACCTGGAGGGCCTGGTCGCGCGCGGTGGCCTCGGTGGCGGCGAGCTCGGAGCCAGCGGCGGAGCGCAGACGGTCGGTCGAGAAGCCGTTGAACAGGGGCATGCTGAAGCCGACCCCCGCCGTCCAGTTCTGGCCGGGGGTCATGTCGCGGGCGCGCAGGCCGTAGTTGACGTCCAGGTTGATGTCGGGCAGGTTCGCCTTCTCGGCCGAGCGCAGGGTGGCGTCGGCGCGGTGGAGGCGCACGGCGCTCGTCTGGAGAGCCGGATGCCGCTCGAGGGCCGTCTGTTCGAGGGTCGCAAGGGGCTGGCTCGTCTCGGCGGGTGGCGCCGGGAAGGCGGGCTCGCCCGCGATGAGGCCCTCTTGGCCGACGGCGGCGCTCAGGGTGCGCTGGGCCTGCTCGACGCCGGTGTGAGCGGCGATGAGCTCGGCGCGGGCCTGGGCGAGGGTAGCGGCAGCGCGGGTCGCGTCGATCTTGGAGCGCTTGCCCGCCTTCCAGAAGGCCTCGGCCTGGGCCGAGAGCCGCGAGGCCGAGTCGAGGCGGGTGCGGGCGAGGCGCTCGATCTGCGCGGCGCGCACCCACTGGAGGTAGGCCTGCCGGACCCCGTAGGCGACGTCAACGGCTTGGTTCTGGGCTGCAAGCAGGCTGATGTCGGCGTTGGCGCGGGCGATCGCCACTTCGGAGTCGGTCTTGCCGAAGTCGTAGAGCTGCTGCCGAAGCGAGAGGCCCGCCGTGGAGAGGGCGAAGGGCTGAGCGCTCGTCTGAGCGTTGGAGAGGTTGGTGCTGTACTGCAGGCTGGAGTTGAGGTTGACCTGCGGCAGGTTGGGGGCCTGGGCGGCGCCCACGCGCTCGGCTTGGGCGGCGGCGCTCTGCTGGGCCGCCTGCAGGCTGGGGTGCTGGTCGAGCGCGCGCTGGATGAGCCCGTCGAGCGAGACGGGCGCGGCACTCGCGCTCCAGGCGAGGGCGGACCAGAGGAGAGACGCGGTCAAGAGTTGCTTCATGGCGCTTTCTACCGAAAGGGGGAGCAAATGGAGGGGCCTGGTAGGACTACGGGAAAGAGGGGCGAAAAAGTTTCAACCCGATCGAAAGCGACGTGATCGGGTATGTGATTCTCCTACAGTATTCTCGCAGGGAAACGCAGGGCGTTTCTGATCGCCGTTCGTGTTCCTCTTCTCTACCAGGGAGCGTACCAGTTGAAAGCAGCACACGCCACTCTCGCCCGCTTTGCCCTTGCCATGCTCGCCGCTGGCGCCGCCAGCACCTTCGCGATGCCGGCCGAGGCCTCGGTGCAGGCCCGTGCCGGCCTGGATCAGGGCCTCAACCTGGGCCTCGGCATGACGGGTGCCAGCCTCAATCTCACGGCGGGACCGATCACCGTCGGCGGCGCGGTCACCAGCGCGTCGGTCTACTACGGCAGCGTCGGCACCAGCTTGACCCCAGCGGCTCACCTGGTCTACACGGTGCGCGACACCGGCACGATCGCCTTCGGCCTGCTCGGGGCCTACACCGGGGTACAGACCTACGCTTCCACCCCGGTCGGTGTTGCCCCCGAACCGGTGGTCATCCCGGTGGGCGAGGCGGGGCTTGCGCTCAGCTACCGCTACGATTTCCCGAACTTCTTCGGTCGCAGCCTGCCCATCACCTTCTCGCCCACCGTCACCTTCATGACCGACGACAAGGGGATGGTGAAGTTCGGGCCGCACACGAGCCTGGAGGTCGCCGCTCGGTTCACCCCCGAAGCGGAGCTGACGGTGGGCGGCGGCACGATCGTCGGGGTGCGCTTCAGGCTCTAGGCCACCGGTTCGCGCGCTAGTACCCCAAGGCCACCCCACCGCGACGGGGATCGGCGTAGCCCTCGCGCGTGCCGCTCGGGGTCACGGCAATGGCCTTGACGTCGCCCATCGGCTCTTTCTCGACGTGGACGTGGTGACCCATGGCCGCAAGCGCCGAGAGGGTGCCGGGGAGGAAGCCCCGGGGCTCGAAGTCGATGCGGTCTGGTAGGCCCTGGTGTCGGAAGCGGGGCGCGTTGATGGCCTCCTTGAGGGTCATGCCGTAGTCGAGCACGTTGATCAGCACCTGGAGGATGGTGACGGGGGTGCTCGCCCCGCCAGGGGTCCCGAGGACCAGGAGCAGCCGATCCTTTGGATCGAGGACGATGGTCGGGGTCTTGGAGGTGAGCATGCGCTTGCCCGGTGCGATCGCGTTCGCCTCGCCCTGGACCAGGCCGTAGAAGTTGGGGAGGCCCGGCTGGGTGGTGAAGTTGTCCATCACCCCGTTGAGCAGGACCCCGGTCCCCGGCGCGACGACCCCCGAGCCGAAGGAGTCGTTGAGCGAGTAGGTGTTGCTCACGGCGCAGCCCTCGCGGTCGACGACCACGTAGCTGGTCGTCTGGGGACCCTCCAGGCCGGGCTTCATGGCGTACACGGGAGTCGCGCGCTTGGGATCGATGCTCGCGCGGCGCTCTCTCGCGTACGACGGGGCGAGCAGCTTGTCGAGCGGCACCGTGATGAAGTCGGGGTCGCCGAGGTAGGTGTTGCGATCCACGTAGACGCGCCGCTCCACCTCGGCGAGCAGGTGGATCATCGGGACGGAGTGGAAGCCGAGCTTTCGCGGATCGTCGTCGGCGATCATCTGGAGCGCCCCGAGGAGCATGACGCCCCCCGCGCTCGGAGGCGGCATGCTGATGACGGTATGCCCGCGGTAGCGGGCCTTGAGCGGCGATCTCCACTTGGCTCGGTAGGAAGCGAGGTCCTTTTCGCTCACGATGCCGCCGTGCTGCGCCATGTCGGCGGCGATCGCCTCGGCCACCGGCCCCTTGTAGAAGCCCTCGGGTCCGCGCTCGGCGATCTGGCGCAGCGTCTGGGCGAGGTCCGTTTGCACGAGTCGCTCGCCTGCCACGAGCGGCTTGCCCTTGGGCTGGAAGATCCGCGAGGCTTCGGGGTTTCGACTGAGCAGGGCGGCGCGATCCTGCAGGGAGGCCGCGAGGGCGGGGTCCACCACGAAGCCGTCGCGAGCAAGGGCGATCGCCGGCTGAAGCAGCTCGGGCCAGCGCAGGCGCCCCAGCTGCCGATGGGCTACCCACAACCCCCGGACCGTCCCCGGCGTGCCGACCGCCAGGTGACCGTGTAGGCTAGGCCGCTCGCCCGGGCGCGCCGGTCCCTGGAACATGTCGCGGTGGGCCTCGGCGGGAGCCGTCTCGCGGTAGTCGAGACCCTTGAGGTTGCCCTTGGCGTCGCGGATCAGCATCACGCCGCCGCCGCCGATATTGCCGGCCTCGGGCCAGGTGACCGCCAGGGCGAAGCCGACGGCCACCGTCGCGTCGACGGCGTTGCCGCCGCGCTTGAGCACGTCGAGGCCGATCCGGCTGGCGAGGGGTGAGACCGTGCTGACCATGGCGTGGGCGGCTCGCGTGGGCTCGCCGGTGACGGGATAGGGCCAGTCGCCCGGGATGGGGAGCGCCGCGCCCTGCGCAGTGGAGGCGCCGACGAGGAGCGCCATCGAGACGAGCAAGACGGATCGGCGCATGGCGTCGCTCCTTATGAGGGGGTGCTCTGCTCTTCCCGCTGAGGGCTGCGGGGCAGGTCGAACCAGAAGGTGGTGCCTTGGCCCTGCTGGCTGATCACCCCGATGGTGCCGCCGTGGGCTTCGACCAGGGACTTGCTGATGCTGAGACCGAGCCCGGTGCCCTGCTCGCGCTTGCCCGCTTCGAGCTGGCCGAAGCGCTGGAAGAGCTTGGGGAGGTCCTCGGAGGCGATCCCGATACCGGTGTCCTGGACCTCGCAGTGGATCCGATCGCCTTCGACGCGGGCCCGGACGGTGATGCGCCCTCCGCGGGGGGTGAACTTGAGGGCGTTGGTGATCAGGTTGCTCAGGACCTGGTGGATGCGCTGCGGGTCCATCTCGAGGGTCAGCGGCTCCGGCGAGAGCGCCACCGCGATCTGGACGCCCGCCTCCGAGGCCCTGAGCTTGAGCGCGCTCACGGCCTCGCGAATCTGGCGTCCGAGATCCGAGGGCACCAGGTTGAGCCGGAAGGTGCCCGCGCTGATCCGGGCGTTGTCCAGAAGGTCGTCCACCAGGCGCTCCAACTGGAGGCTGGCGGCCCGGATCTGCTGGACGAACTCCGCTTGCTGGGGCGCGAGGGGGCCGGCGGTCCCTTCTTCCAGGAACTCGCTGTAGCCGAAGATGGTGGTCAAAGGCGCGCGCAGCTCGTGGGAGACCGTGTGGATCAGCTCGTCCTTGAGCCGATCGAGCTTCTTGGCGGCCACGGCCTCGGCGCGGCTTGCTTGCTCTTCGCCTTGGAGCCGGGCGCGCTCCACCTCCAGGTCGTGCTGGAGGGTCACGTCGAGCATGACCCCTCGCAACTGGACGGGGCGTCCGCTCTCGTCGACGAGGACCCGCACGTAGTCGTTGATCCAGACGGTGTGCCCGTCGGCGGCGATCATCCGGTAGAGCAGCCGGTGGTCCTGGCCCAATCGGGTGGTGGAGACGCATCGGCGGACGATCGCCTCGCGGTCCTCCGGGTGGAGGTGGCTTTCCCAGAAGCCGGGCGCGAGCCACTCGGCTTGCGTGTAGCCGAGGATGGCCTCGGCACGCTTGCTGACGAAGGTGAAGGCCATGGTGTCCGGGTTCCCTTCCCAGACGATGCCGTCCACGTCGTCGATGAGCGCATGGAAGCGATCGCGCATGCCTTCGGCATCCTGGTAGAGCCGCGCGTTGTCGAGGGCGACGGCCACGCGCTGGGCGAGGATCTCGGCGACGAGCAGATCCTCCGAGGTGTAGGGGCGATCGCCGTTCGAGCGAAAGAGGCTGATGGCGCCGAACAGGCTGCCTCGCGCGCTCAAGGGTACCGAGATCATGGTGCGGGGCGAGAGGCGCCGCAAGAGGGCGAGATGCGCCTCGCTGAGGGCGACGGTTTCGAGGTAGCTCGGGCCGAGCTCGGGCAGGAAGATCGGCTTGCCCGTGCGCAGCACGTTGGAAATGCCTTCCTCCTTGGAGAGGTTGGGAGGAAAGCGCCTCATCGCCTCGGCAGGCGCTTCGAGCGCGGGGTTGGCGTGCAGCGACACGAGCCGCCGGGGCTCCCCCCCCTCGAAGAGGTCCACCACGCACCAATCGGCCAATAGGGGGATCGCAAGCCGGGCGACGCTCTGCAGGATGCTCTCGACCTCGAGCGAGGAGGCGAGGATCCCGCCGGCATGGACCAGGAACCAGAGCCGATCCAGCGAGACATTCTGCTGCTCGTCCAGGATCGGGGCCTCTAAGTCGTCATGCGGACTCGGCGATGGGACCATGGGCACACCCCCTCCGCAGGATCGTACGGGTCGAGGCTTCGACGAACAAGAGACGAGGGTTTGTTCCGTTTGAGGGGCAGGCATCGCCATGCGGGACGCGGTCGGCAAACGCTATAATCGAGGTCGGCTTTTTCCGGGGAACCAGCGTCGAGAGGAGCGAGGATGGGCTTGCCGCATACCGCGAGGGACCTGAGCCTGGACGAGGCGGTCGGACAGCTCATCTGCCCGACCCTCTTCGGCGCGCAGCTGGGCGATCGCCCCTACCACGCCGAAGCCGTCGCCCTGGAGCTCGAACGCTACGGCTGGGGCGGCTACATCCTCTTTCACGGCAAGGCCGCCGCGACCCGCGAGCGGGTCGCGGCCCTCCAGGCCGTAAGCCGTCTGCCCCTTCTCATCGCCGCCGACATGGAGCACGGGGCAGGGCAGCAGATCGAGGGATTGAGCGCCTTTCCGCCCGCCATGGCCTTCGGGGCCGCGGACGCGCCCGATTTTGCCTACCAGCTCGGCGCCTGGACCGCCCGCGAAGCGCTCTCGGTCGGGGTCAACTGGGTCTTCGCGCCGGTCGCGGACGTGACGAGCAACCCGCTCAACCCGATCATCAGCATCCGCAGCTTCGGGGGCGATCCGACCCGGGTGGCCGAGCTGGTCGCGGCCTTCGTGAAGGGCTGCCAGGCCCACGGGGCCCTCGCCTGCGCCAAGCACTTCCCGGGGCACGGCGACACCGCCACCGACTCGCACACCCGCTTGCCGGCGGTCATCGCTTCGCGCGCGCGGCTCGAAGCGATCGAGTGGCCGCCATTCCGCTCGGCGATCGCAGCCGACGTGGCGTCGGTCATGTCGGCCCACCTGGCCCTGCCGCTTCTTGGGATCGACGCGCCCGCCACCCTCAGCCGCGCGGCGATGACGGGCCTCTTGCGCGAGGAGCTGGACTTCAAGGGGCTCATCGTGAGCGACGCCCTGCTCATGGGGGCCATCACCACTTCCGCTTCGCCGGCCGAGGCCGCCGTCCGGGCGGTGGCGGCCGGCTGCGACGTGCTCCTGATGCCCCCGGACCCTTATGCGGCCCACGCGGGGCTGGTGGCGGCGGTCGAGGGCGGGGTGCTGTCCGAAGCAAGGGTCTACGAGGCCGCTGAGCGCGTGCTGGAAGCCAAGCGTCGCCTCGATCGCTCGGTGTCGGACGCGCCCGAGGGCGAGCCGCAGGAGCTGGCGCGCCAGGTGGCGCGCAGGGCGCTCACGCTCGCCAAGGGGGAGCAGGCAGGGCCGCTTTCGAAGGGGATGCTCGTCGTCGGGGTGGACGACGGGGCCGACCCCTCGCGCCTCGATGCCTGGCATCGTTCCCTCGAAGCCCACGGCCTCGCGCGCCACACCCGCGTCTCGCGTGAGACCACTTCCCAGCAATGGGAGGCCCTCTTGCAGGAGGCGGCCTCGGCGCCCGGCGTCCTGGTCGGGGTCTTCTCGCCCATCCGGGTCAGCAAGGACCGCAGCCTGCTCACCGAGGACCTGCTCGAACCCTTGCGGGCGATCGCGCGCCGGGTCGAGACGACCGTCCTCTCGTTCTCGAGCCCCTTTCTGGTCTCGCAGCTGCCCGAGGCGGCGCGCTGGGTGCTCGCCTTCGGGGCCGAACCCGTTCAGATCGAGGCGGCCATCGATACCTTGAGCCGGGGCCTGCCGCTCGAAGGCCGTTTGCCCGTCACCCTGCCCACCGACGTGCCCCCGTCGCCCGCGCGGGCCGTCGACGAACGCCCCCCGACCGGCCCGGCCTTCGCTTGAGGCCGCCTGAACCGAAGGAACCGTCATGCTTGAAACCCTGCAAGTGAAGACCCACGCCCGCGAGCAACTGATCGACCTGAGCGCCGAGGTGCGCGCGGTGCTCTCGCGATCCGGGGTGCGCGACGGCCTGGTGGTAGTCTTCAGCACCCACACCACGGCGGCGATCACCATCAACGAGAACGCCGACCCGGACGTGCCCCGCGACATGCTCCACTGGCTGAGTCAGAAGATCCCCCAGCACTGGGAGTTCGTCCACGGCGAGGGCAACGCCGACGCCCACCTCAAGACCAGCCTGTTCGGCGTTTCCCAGACGGTGATCGTCCACCAGGGGCGGCTCATGCTGGGGCGCTGGCAGGGGATCTTCCTGGCTGAGTTCGACGGCCCGCGCACGCGTGAAGTGCTCGTCAAGGTCGTGGCTTCAGCGTAGGAGCCGCCTTGGCAAAAGGCGGGCGGCCGGAGTACCCGGCCGCCCGCTTGCATTCTCCTACTTGCCTTACCGGGCGATGGTCCCGGTGCGCATCGCGTACACGCCGCCGTACGGCATGATCGCGCTGTAGGTGTAGGGGGCGTAAAGGCTACCGTAGCCCTGGTAGTAGGGATAGTAGTAGCGACCGCTCCAGTACGCGGCGTAGGGCGCCCAGTGGTTGTTGGTGACGTTGTAGACGTAGGGGTAGTAGGTGATGTACGGCGAGCTCACGCCGGGGGCGATGCTCATGAAGCGATAGTCGAGGTTGGGCGGGGCCACCATGCCGCCGTACCCAGGGCCGCCCATGCCGTACGCATGACCGTTGCCGTAGTCCTGGCCGTACGCATGACCGTTGCCGTAAGCCTGGCCCTCGCCCATGTCGTATGCCTGGCCGTAGCCCATGCCGTTGCCGTAGCCCATCACGCCGCCGCTGACCCGGTATCCGGCGCGGCGCACGTCCGAGAGCAACGGGGCGCGTAGCTGATCCTTGGGCAGCTTCACGAGCATGCGATCAGCCTGTTCATTCGTCAGCTGCTTCGGGAGCGCCTGAATCATGCGCTCGAAGCCCGCCTGGTCCAGACCCTGCACGTGCCGCTCGGCGCTTGCGGTCGGGACGAGCGCTTGTGACGCCCCTGCGGGCGTTCCGCTCGGTGCCGCCTGGCAGCCAGCCGCCGCGGCGGCGCCAGCGAGCGCGAGATACGTCCACACGTTCCTCCGAGTCATCCTTCGCTCCCTTCCGGCCTGGCGGCCGTCATCACCGATCTCCCTGGTGGGTGGCCCCGATGCTAAGGGATGCCTGCGTCGAGGCACAACGAACGCCCCCAGGCTTCCTGGGCGCTCAGGCGTCCACCCGGGATCTCGGTGCCGACGGAGCGCGAGCAAGTCGCGCCGCTTCCTTGTCCAGCAAGATGGCCAGTCTTGACGCAAAGCTTTATCATTCGCTGCTGGATCGTGAGATAATGCTGCT
Protein-coding regions in this window:
- a CDS encoding PAS domain-containing protein, with translation MVPSPSPHDDLEAPILDEQQNVSLDRLWFLVHAGGILASSLEVESILQSVARLAIPLLADWCVVDLFEGGEPRRLVSLHANPALEAPAEAMRRFPPNLSKEEGISNVLRTGKPIFLPELGPSYLETVALSEAHLALLRRLSPRTMISVPLSARGSLFGAISLFRSNGDRPYTSEDLLVAEILAQRVAVALDNARLYQDAEGMRDRFHALIDDVDGIVWEGNPDTMAFTFVSKRAEAILGYTQAEWLAPGFWESHLHPEDREAIVRRCVSTTRLGQDHRLLYRMIAADGHTVWINDYVRVLVDESGRPVQLRGVMLDVTLQHDLEVERARLQGEEQASRAEAVAAKKLDRLKDELIHTVSHELRAPLTTIFGYSEFLEEGTAGPLAPQQAEFVQQIRAASLQLERLVDDLLDNARISAGTFRLNLVPSDLGRQIREAVSALKLRASEAGVQIAVALSPEPLTLEMDPQRIHQVLSNLITNALKFTPRGGRITVRARVEGDRIHCEVQDTGIGIASEDLPKLFQRFGQLEAGKREQGTGLGLSISKSLVEAHGGTIGVISQQGQGTTFWFDLPRSPQREEQSTPS
- a CDS encoding TolC family protein, yielding MKQLLTASLLWSALAWSASAAPVSLDGLIQRALDQHPSLQAAQQSAAAQAERVGAAQAPNLPQVNLNSSLQYSTNLSNAQTSAQPFALSTAGLSLRQQLYDFGKTDSEVAIARANADISLLAAQNQAVDVAYGVRQAYLQWVRAAQIERLARTRLDSASRLSAQAEAFWKAGKRSKIDATRAAATLAQARAELIAAHTGVEQAQRTLSAAVGQEGLIAGEPAFPAPPAETSQPLATLEQTALERHPALQTSAVRLHRADATLRSAEKANLPDINLDVNYGLRARDMTPGQNWTAGVGFSMPLFNGFSTDRLRSAAGSELAATEATARDQALQVRTGVQKAYLALSGTRDRLPASQASVSSAQENLALAEGRYQSGVGSIIEVSDAQALLASAETDFVRAQTDYHLAAADLLRAAGLTGISK
- the ggt gene encoding gamma-glutamyltransferase; the encoded protein is MRRSVLLVSMALLVGASTAQGAALPIPGDWPYPVTGEPTRAAHAMVSTVSPLASRIGLDVLKRGGNAVDATVAVGFALAVTWPEAGNIGGGGVMLIRDAKGNLKGLDYRETAPAEAHRDMFQGPARPGERPSLHGHLAVGTPGTVRGLWVAHRQLGRLRWPELLQPAIALARDGFVVDPALAASLQDRAALLSRNPEASRIFQPKGKPLVAGERLVQTDLAQTLRQIAERGPEGFYKGPVAEAIAADMAQHGGIVSEKDLASYRAKWRSPLKARYRGHTVISMPPPSAGGVMLLGALQMIADDDPRKLGFHSVPMIHLLAEVERRVYVDRNTYLGDPDFITVPLDKLLAPSYARERRASIDPKRATPVYAMKPGLEGPQTTSYVVVDREGCAVSNTYSLNDSFGSGVVAPGTGVLLNGVMDNFTTQPGLPNFYGLVQGEANAIAPGKRMLTSKTPTIVLDPKDRLLLVLGTPGGASTPVTILQVLINVLDYGMTLKEAINAPRFRHQGLPDRIDFEPRGFLPGTLSALAAMGHHVHVEKEPMGDVKAIAVTPSGTREGYADPRRGGVALGY
- a CDS encoding efflux RND transporter periplasmic adaptor subunit, with translation MSHHRTLLVTLTCALLIAGCSGDKEPAKKGGMGGKRGPGGAVTVSLEKVGPRDLMETLALTGTLAADRQVAIAPRVSGRLTEVLVQMGDPVKKGQVLAKLDDAELQASVQQARAAVESARATKRQREIDHANLARIAKRTRELLDKDFISRQEYEDAQAKADGAQATVALAASEVSRQEAALREKREALSQAVITAPMSGVVGARLLEPGAIAGPSQTVLSLVTAGSLKTIVQVGEAALPRLKVGSPATAQVDAWPDRTFKAKVSRVAPMVSTDTHTAQVELALDDPTGALRPGMFARIGLTLQERKGAPTVPIQALVKQKDQDGVFVAEGDKVRFVPVRTGILTETHAEVVEGPALGTAIVTMGNHLLRDGASIRAEGERKRRGPGDGAPGEWQGKREGKGKRNESH
- a CDS encoding YjbQ family protein; amino-acid sequence: MLETLQVKTHAREQLIDLSAEVRAVLSRSGVRDGLVVVFSTHTTAAITINENADPDVPRDMLHWLSQKIPQHWEFVHGEGNADAHLKTSLFGVSQTVIVHQGRLMLGRWQGIFLAEFDGPRTREVLVKVVASA